One genomic segment of Heptranchias perlo isolate sHepPer1 chromosome 3, sHepPer1.hap1, whole genome shotgun sequence includes these proteins:
- the LOC137306399 gene encoding uncharacterized protein, whose translation MATIDTTNCRLTVERISKKIAHLDTDIKFLQSCKKADKIPKGLQITNPLKSTYNSDYAERLCRRTSRTLRNHLVHQLYSRRRNLETKIESILSTCTQDTADQLRYTAKQTRQWNYAAYMKTKSRKLEKLGITTSIDQASPGTTVATTGKSIVNLSDHTLQPDEIEVLSRGLNFCPTTKMDPTSLAADTEEFIRRMRLREFYHTPQDFSSEPNETINDPDQQTEGSAVQQPKRKESHWTPPEGRCPQLDMYAQAVRKCVYARFISRTRKTVQNVTRAQRNAIKALKTNHNIVITTRNPTSEQMLSVFNITGH comes from the coding sequence atggctaccatcgacaccacaaactgccggctcacagtggaaaggatatccaagaagatcgcgcatttagacacagacatcaagtttttacagagctgcaagaaagcagacaagatcccgaaaggactacagatcacaaacccactcaagtccacatacaactcggattacgctgagagactctgccgtcgtacctctcgcacactccgcaaccatctcgtacaccaactctacagcagacgccgcaacctcgaaactaagatagagtccatactctcaacctgtactcaggacacagcagaccagctacgatataccgccaaacagacgaggcaatggaactacgctgcctacatgaaaaccaagagcaggaagcttgagaaactcggcatcaccaccagcatcgaccaagcttcccctggtaccacggttgcaaccacagggaagtctatcgtcaatttgtccgaccacacccttcaaccagacgaaatcgaagttctcagccgagggctcaatttctgccccactaccaaaatggaccccactagtctcgcggcagacacagaggaattcatcaggagaatgaggctccgggaattctaccacacaccccaagatttcagcagcgaacccaatgagacaatcaacgatccggatcagcaaacagagggatccgcggtacagcaaccgaagaggaaagagtctcactggactcctccagagggtcgctgccctcagcttgacatgtatgctcaagctgtcaggaaatgcgtctatgccagattcatcagccgcactcggaagacagtccagaatgtcacccgagcacaacgcaacgccatcaaagctctcaagaccaaccacaacatcgtcatcactacacgtaaccccaccagcgaacaaatgttatctgtttttaatataacgggtcattga